One window of Channa argus isolate prfri chromosome 4, Channa argus male v1.0, whole genome shotgun sequence genomic DNA carries:
- the edc4 gene encoding enhancer of mRNA-decapping protein 4 isoform X2 → MASNSNIDIEGATQHLRDILKLDRPGNSNDAPSGDDQRKSFNGELNGLLGVGLLGSTDLSTMSELSRPISTDISSAQESQIICLSGDDGSTCIPITSNNVEIVASQDSSINSKARGSNKVKIQPVAKYDWEHKYFYGRLIAVSNSFLAYAIRGANNHAMIRVLSLGSTERSLLKGFTGAVTDLAFAHLDSSLLGCVDEAGNLMMWQLTCTESKILDQIVVHIRRPEDTPLNSHRRLIWCPFILDDNEENQDDTSQTLALLHEDRAEVWDLEVLRASNSSWPVNATDLKDGLITIKGHTQRISEGALSPDGTVLATASHDGYIKFWQIYIEGGQDKPRCLHELRPHGGRPLSCLLFCDNHKRQDPEVPFWRFLITGADQNQELKMWCTVSWTCLQTIRFSPDPFNSSTLPSLKASLDLSAEYLILTDVQRKVLYVMELRQELEKGKASFTAVSEFLLTHPVLSFGVRDVTHTRLRHTEVLPAEEESESINTEGTQGPTESKSGIQIKLYCVHTKSLQDVQIWFQPNLGPSSAAFLPHSDSQDGFSFSDHLTDQSSDKESGSGSQTDLRKIPCLPAPADFMSNSATGSGTMPKLMTPDAFMTPSSVPASPGSSASSLTIVTAISSNSDSTNRAVDDVSLSPNRAENNSSCSLALSASTSSPRRTSAVLLPGLENLQALVPPSSPIALDSPQVLDSPLLPPLASPTRARSPDVISSASTAMSQDIPEIASQTLQLQRGLVSSLEPLPLSALQTDSMASAASALHLLTSPRTTNNSLLPLELGGADGPGGGAAGESEARLSHTPSLLENAFSQENPGVGGGSSDGSVTHTPWPAAPDITRETRNSLRDNGLGDCSREESKDRHMSSPYHRRSYHHTQNDNQDPGAEHSDPDNEVASLASSTGNCASRSSHRLPVKDWKTSPRGSPKLKRKSKKDDSEHSQCRQMDSSQVNAEVQNELLMLLRSQQRELTELRRQIESMQSSIMAQVEHSLTNHQEQEQRKLERVLAESQNHQQQLLEQVSQQLSHTLSSALTSRVDKVLREEMKKTVPQTISKSLEPVTGQLTNTIAAKLTAVEVTLKDNVTKVVKSKNTTDAIGRAAAEAMQGPIQAAYKDAFQSIVLPVFERGCQSMFQQINDSFKQGTQEYIQQLETHMKNRKQREQETRDPMVGQLQQMIDSFQSSTDQMTNSITASVRAEVQHQIQMMVGNLQESILSHVQRIVKGEVSLAMKEQQAVVTSSIMQAMRSAAGTPVPTAHLDYQTQQANILQLLQQGQLNQAFQQALSATDLNLVLYVCETIDSQQVFGQNPCPLSQPVLLSLIQQLSSNLSTRSELKISYLEDAVMNLDHSDPLTRDHLSSVLGQVRPKLFTFLQQDPHCPVSKRARRLMMMLQGLVNH, encoded by the exons ATGGCGTCCAACTCGAATATAGATATTGAGGGTGCAACCCAGCATCTCCGGGACATCCTCAAACTTGACCGTCCTGGGAACAGCAACG ATGCACCGTCAGGTGACGATCAAAGAAAATCTTTTAATGGAGAGCTGAACGGGTTATTGGGGGTAGGACTTCTAGGAAGCACCGATCTGTCAACCATGTCAGAACTTTCCAGACCCATCTCCACAGACATCAGCAGCGCTCAGGAGAGTCAGATCAT CTGCCTTTCTGGTGATGATGGGTCCACCTGTATTCCCATCACCTCGAACAATGTGGAGATTGTGGCAAGTCAAGATTCCAGCATCAACAGCAAGGCTCGAGGCAGCAACAAG GTAAAGATTCAACCTGTTGCCAAGTACGACTGGGAGCACAAGTATTTCTATGGCAGACTGATAGCTGTCTCCAACTCCTTCTTGGCCTATGCCATCAGAG GAGCCAACAACCATGCTATGATCCGTGTCCTGAGTCTGGGGTCCACTGAGCGCTCCCTACTCAAGGGATTCACTGGGGCCGTCACAGATCTGGCTTTTGCTCATCTTGATTCCTCCCTATTGGGCTGTGTAGATGAAGCAGGCAACCTGATGATGTGGCAACTCACCTGCACAGAAAGCAAGATACT TGATCAGATTGTGGTTCATATCAGACGGCCTGAAGACACTCCACTGAACTCCCACCGTCGCCTCATCTGGTGCCCATTCATCCTTGATGACAATGAGGAGAATCAAGATGACACCAGTCAGACCTTGGCCCTTCTGCATGAAGACAGG GCTGAAGTATGGGACCTGGAAGTCTTGAGAGCCAGCAACAGCAGTTGGCCTGTCAATGCCACGGATTTAAAGGATGGTCTTATTACAATCAAGGGACATACCCAG CGGATCAGCGAAGGGGCACTGTCTCCAGATGGAACCGTGTTAGCCACGGCCAGCCATGATGGATACATTAAGTTCTGGCAGATATATATAGAAGGGGGGCAAGACAAACCCAG ATGTCTTCATGAATTGCGGCCTCATGGAGGGCGTCCCCTCTCCTGCCTCCTTTTCTGTGACAACCACAAGAGGCAGGACCCAGA GGTTCCTTTCTGGCGATTCCTCATAACTGGAGCAGATCAGAACCAAGAGTTGAAGATGTGGTGCACTGTTTCCTGGACATGTTTACAGACCATCAG GTTCTCTCCAGATCCATTCAACTCATCAACTCTGCCAAGCTTGAAGGCCAGTCTGGACCTCTCGGCTGAGTATCTCATCCTTACTGACGTACAGAGAAAG GTTCTGTATGTGATGGAGCTGCGGCAGGAACTGGAGAAAGGCAAGGCAAGTTTCACAGCTGTGTCAGAGTTCCTGTTGACCCACCCAGTGCTCAGCTTTGGCGTCCGGGATGTCACCCACACCCGATTGCGACACACTGAGGTCCTCCCTGCTGAAGAGGAGAGTGAGAGCATTAACACag AGGGCACGCAAGGACCCACAGAGTCTAAATCGGGGATCCAGATTAAACTCTACTGTGTTCACACCAA GAGCCTGCAGGATGTCCAGATCTGGTTCCAGCCCAATTTGGGGCCCAGCTCGGCAGCCTTCCTGCCCCATTCGGATTCTCAGGATGGTTTTA GCTTTTCAGACCATCTGACTGACCAGAGCTCTGACAAAGAGTCAGGAAGTGGCTCCCAGACCGACCTAAGAAAGATCCCATGTCTTCCTGCTCCTGCGGACTTCATGTCAAACTCTGCTACTGGCAGTGGGACAATGCCCAAGCTGATGACCCCTGATGCCTTCATGACCCCCAGTTCG GTACCAGCATCTCCAGGGAGCAGTGCAAGCAGTCTGACCATTGTGACAGCTATCAGTAGTAACTCTGACTCGACCAACAG AGCTGTAGATGATGTCAGCCTGAGTCCTAATAGAgctgaaaacaacagcagctgtagTCTGGCACTCTCTGCTTCCACCAGCAGCCCAAGACGCACTTCTGCTGTGCTCCTGCCTGGACTGGAGAACCTGCAG GCTTTGGTGCCCCCTAGCAGCCCTATTGCACTTGACAGCCCTCAGGTCCTGGATTCTCCCCTCTTGCCACCGCTGGCCTCTCCGACCAGGGCTCGCTCCCCAGATGTCATCTCATCAGCCTCTACAGCAATGTCCCAGGACATTCCAGAGATTGCATCCCAGACACTGCAGCTTCAGCGTGGATTAGTGTCCAGTTTAGAACCTTTACCACTTTCTGCTCTCCAGACAGACAGCATGgcctctgctgcctctgctcTGCACCTGCTCACCTCACCGCGCACTACCAACAACAG CCTGTTGCCCCTCGAGCTCGGAGGTGCCGATGGGCCAGGAGGTGGGGCGGCTGGGGAGTCTGAGGCTAGACTTAGCCACACTCCATCTCTGCTTGAGAATGCCTTTTCACAAGAGAACCCTGGGGTGGGTGGAGGGTCCTCAGATGGGAGTGTTACTCATACACCTTGGCCAGCTGCACCTGATATCACCAGAGAAACCAGGAACAGTCTCAGGGACAATGGTCTTGGAGATTG CTCAAGAGAGGAGTCAAAGGATAGACATATGAGCTCCCCTTACCATCGCCGCTCCTATCATCATACACAGAATGACAATCAGGACCCTGGTGCAGAACACAG TGATCCAGATAATGAGGTGGCCAGCCTGGCATCTTCCACAGGGAACTGTGCATCTCGCTCCTCTCACAGACTCCCAGTTAAGGACTGGAAGACCTCACCACGAGGCTCGCCAAAGCTTAAGAGGAAGAGCAAGAAAGATGACAG TGAACATTCTCAGTGCAGGCAAATGGACTCTAGTCAG GTGAATGCAGAAGTACAGAATGAATTATTGATGCTCCTGCGTAGCCAGCAGAGGGAGTTAACTGAACTCCGCAGACAGATTGAATCCATGCAGAGCTCTATTATGGCCCAGGTAGAGCATTCCCTAACAAACCACCAGGAACAAGAAC AGCGCAAACTGGAGAGAGTTCTGGCGGAGAGTCAGAATCATCAACAGCAGCTTCTGGAACAGGTCAGCCAGCAGCTTAGCCACACCCTCAGCTCAGCGCTCACCAGCAGAGTAGACAAAGTGCTACgagaggaaatgaagaaaacagtGCCACAGA CCATCTCTAAGAGTCTGGAGCCTGTAACAGGTCAGTTGACCAACACAATTGCTGCTAAGCTGACAGCTGTGGAGGTCACCCTGAAGGACAATGTCACCAAAGTGGTCAAATCTAAG AACACAACAGATGCGATTGGTCGAGCAGCAGCTGAAGCGATGCAGGGGCCCATCCAGGCAGCATATAAGGATGCCTTCCAGAGCATTGTGCTACCTGTTTTTGAAAGAGGCTGCCAGTCCATGTTTCAGCAAATCAATGACAGCTTTAAACAAGGAACACAAGAAT ACATCCAGCAGCTTGAGACTCATATGAAGaacagaaagcagagagagcaggagacaAGAGACCCTATGGTTGGCCAACTCCAGCAAATGATCGACAGCTTCCAAAGCTCCACCGATCAAATGACCAATAGCATCACAGCTTCCGTCCGGGCAGAGGTCCAACACCAGATCCAGATGATGGTGGGAAA TTTGCAGGAGTCTATTCTTAGCCATGTGCAGCGAATTGTCAAAGGGGAGGTGAGCCTGGCAATGAAAGAGCAGCAGGCAGTGGTCACCTCCAGCATCATGCAGGCGATGAGGTCAGCAGCCGGCACACCCGTCCCTACAGCACACCTCGACTACCAGACGCAGCAGGCCAACatcctgcagctcctccagcagGGCCAGCTCAACCAGGCTTTCCAGCAG GCTCTGTCAGCAACAGATCTGAATCTGGTCTTGTACGTGTGTGAGACCATCGACTCGCAGCAGGTGTTTGGTCAGAACCCCTGCCCCCTCAGCCAGCCTGTGCTGCTGTCGCTCATCCAGCAGCTTTCCTCCAACCTCTCAACCCGTTCCGAACTCAAAATCAG CTACCTGGAGGATGCAGTGATGAATCTGGATCACAGCGACCCCCTTACAAGAGACCACTTGTCGTCAGTTTTGGGGCAGGTGAGACCGAAGCTCTTTACCTTCCTGCAGCAGGACCCCCACTGCCCAGTTAGCAAGAGGGCGCGGCGCTTGATGATGATGCTACAGGGTCTCGTCAACCACTAG
- the edc4 gene encoding enhancer of mRNA-decapping protein 4 isoform X1: MASNSNIDIEGATQHLRDILKLDRPGNSNDAPSGDDQRKSFNGELNGLLGVGLLGSTDLSTMSELSRPISTDISSAQESQIICLSGDDGSTCIPITSNNVEIVASQDSSINSKARGSNKVKIQPVAKYDWEHKYFYGRLIAVSNSFLAYAIRGANNHAMIRVLSLGSTERSLLKGFTGAVTDLAFAHLDSSLLGCVDEAGNLMMWQLTCTESKILDQIVVHIRRPEDTPLNSHRRLIWCPFILDDNEENQDDTSQTLALLHEDRAEVWDLEVLRASNSSWPVNATDLKDGLITIKGHTQRISEGALSPDGTVLATASHDGYIKFWQIYIEGGQDKPRCLHELRPHGGRPLSCLLFCDNHKRQDPEVPFWRFLITGADQNQELKMWCTVSWTCLQTIRFSPDPFNSSTLPSLKASLDLSAEYLILTDVQRKVLYVMELRQELEKGKASFTAVSEFLLTHPVLSFGVRDVTHTRLRHTEVLPAEEESESINTEGTQGPTESKSGIQIKLYCVHTKSLQDVQIWFQPNLGPSSAAFLPHSDSQDGFTGFSDHLTDQSSDKESGSGSQTDLRKIPCLPAPADFMSNSATGSGTMPKLMTPDAFMTPSSVPASPGSSASSLTIVTAISSNSDSTNRAVDDVSLSPNRAENNSSCSLALSASTSSPRRTSAVLLPGLENLQALVPPSSPIALDSPQVLDSPLLPPLASPTRARSPDVISSASTAMSQDIPEIASQTLQLQRGLVSSLEPLPLSALQTDSMASAASALHLLTSPRTTNNSLLPLELGGADGPGGGAAGESEARLSHTPSLLENAFSQENPGVGGGSSDGSVTHTPWPAAPDITRETRNSLRDNGLGDCSREESKDRHMSSPYHRRSYHHTQNDNQDPGAEHSDPDNEVASLASSTGNCASRSSHRLPVKDWKTSPRGSPKLKRKSKKDDSEHSQCRQMDSSQVNAEVQNELLMLLRSQQRELTELRRQIESMQSSIMAQVEHSLTNHQEQEQRKLERVLAESQNHQQQLLEQVSQQLSHTLSSALTSRVDKVLREEMKKTVPQTISKSLEPVTGQLTNTIAAKLTAVEVTLKDNVTKVVKSKNTTDAIGRAAAEAMQGPIQAAYKDAFQSIVLPVFERGCQSMFQQINDSFKQGTQEYIQQLETHMKNRKQREQETRDPMVGQLQQMIDSFQSSTDQMTNSITASVRAEVQHQIQMMVGNLQESILSHVQRIVKGEVSLAMKEQQAVVTSSIMQAMRSAAGTPVPTAHLDYQTQQANILQLLQQGQLNQAFQQALSATDLNLVLYVCETIDSQQVFGQNPCPLSQPVLLSLIQQLSSNLSTRSELKISYLEDAVMNLDHSDPLTRDHLSSVLGQVRPKLFTFLQQDPHCPVSKRARRLMMMLQGLVNH, encoded by the exons ATGGCGTCCAACTCGAATATAGATATTGAGGGTGCAACCCAGCATCTCCGGGACATCCTCAAACTTGACCGTCCTGGGAACAGCAACG ATGCACCGTCAGGTGACGATCAAAGAAAATCTTTTAATGGAGAGCTGAACGGGTTATTGGGGGTAGGACTTCTAGGAAGCACCGATCTGTCAACCATGTCAGAACTTTCCAGACCCATCTCCACAGACATCAGCAGCGCTCAGGAGAGTCAGATCAT CTGCCTTTCTGGTGATGATGGGTCCACCTGTATTCCCATCACCTCGAACAATGTGGAGATTGTGGCAAGTCAAGATTCCAGCATCAACAGCAAGGCTCGAGGCAGCAACAAG GTAAAGATTCAACCTGTTGCCAAGTACGACTGGGAGCACAAGTATTTCTATGGCAGACTGATAGCTGTCTCCAACTCCTTCTTGGCCTATGCCATCAGAG GAGCCAACAACCATGCTATGATCCGTGTCCTGAGTCTGGGGTCCACTGAGCGCTCCCTACTCAAGGGATTCACTGGGGCCGTCACAGATCTGGCTTTTGCTCATCTTGATTCCTCCCTATTGGGCTGTGTAGATGAAGCAGGCAACCTGATGATGTGGCAACTCACCTGCACAGAAAGCAAGATACT TGATCAGATTGTGGTTCATATCAGACGGCCTGAAGACACTCCACTGAACTCCCACCGTCGCCTCATCTGGTGCCCATTCATCCTTGATGACAATGAGGAGAATCAAGATGACACCAGTCAGACCTTGGCCCTTCTGCATGAAGACAGG GCTGAAGTATGGGACCTGGAAGTCTTGAGAGCCAGCAACAGCAGTTGGCCTGTCAATGCCACGGATTTAAAGGATGGTCTTATTACAATCAAGGGACATACCCAG CGGATCAGCGAAGGGGCACTGTCTCCAGATGGAACCGTGTTAGCCACGGCCAGCCATGATGGATACATTAAGTTCTGGCAGATATATATAGAAGGGGGGCAAGACAAACCCAG ATGTCTTCATGAATTGCGGCCTCATGGAGGGCGTCCCCTCTCCTGCCTCCTTTTCTGTGACAACCACAAGAGGCAGGACCCAGA GGTTCCTTTCTGGCGATTCCTCATAACTGGAGCAGATCAGAACCAAGAGTTGAAGATGTGGTGCACTGTTTCCTGGACATGTTTACAGACCATCAG GTTCTCTCCAGATCCATTCAACTCATCAACTCTGCCAAGCTTGAAGGCCAGTCTGGACCTCTCGGCTGAGTATCTCATCCTTACTGACGTACAGAGAAAG GTTCTGTATGTGATGGAGCTGCGGCAGGAACTGGAGAAAGGCAAGGCAAGTTTCACAGCTGTGTCAGAGTTCCTGTTGACCCACCCAGTGCTCAGCTTTGGCGTCCGGGATGTCACCCACACCCGATTGCGACACACTGAGGTCCTCCCTGCTGAAGAGGAGAGTGAGAGCATTAACACag AGGGCACGCAAGGACCCACAGAGTCTAAATCGGGGATCCAGATTAAACTCTACTGTGTTCACACCAA GAGCCTGCAGGATGTCCAGATCTGGTTCCAGCCCAATTTGGGGCCCAGCTCGGCAGCCTTCCTGCCCCATTCGGATTCTCAGGATGGTTTTA CAGGCTTTTCAGACCATCTGACTGACCAGAGCTCTGACAAAGAGTCAGGAAGTGGCTCCCAGACCGACCTAAGAAAGATCCCATGTCTTCCTGCTCCTGCGGACTTCATGTCAAACTCTGCTACTGGCAGTGGGACAATGCCCAAGCTGATGACCCCTGATGCCTTCATGACCCCCAGTTCG GTACCAGCATCTCCAGGGAGCAGTGCAAGCAGTCTGACCATTGTGACAGCTATCAGTAGTAACTCTGACTCGACCAACAG AGCTGTAGATGATGTCAGCCTGAGTCCTAATAGAgctgaaaacaacagcagctgtagTCTGGCACTCTCTGCTTCCACCAGCAGCCCAAGACGCACTTCTGCTGTGCTCCTGCCTGGACTGGAGAACCTGCAG GCTTTGGTGCCCCCTAGCAGCCCTATTGCACTTGACAGCCCTCAGGTCCTGGATTCTCCCCTCTTGCCACCGCTGGCCTCTCCGACCAGGGCTCGCTCCCCAGATGTCATCTCATCAGCCTCTACAGCAATGTCCCAGGACATTCCAGAGATTGCATCCCAGACACTGCAGCTTCAGCGTGGATTAGTGTCCAGTTTAGAACCTTTACCACTTTCTGCTCTCCAGACAGACAGCATGgcctctgctgcctctgctcTGCACCTGCTCACCTCACCGCGCACTACCAACAACAG CCTGTTGCCCCTCGAGCTCGGAGGTGCCGATGGGCCAGGAGGTGGGGCGGCTGGGGAGTCTGAGGCTAGACTTAGCCACACTCCATCTCTGCTTGAGAATGCCTTTTCACAAGAGAACCCTGGGGTGGGTGGAGGGTCCTCAGATGGGAGTGTTACTCATACACCTTGGCCAGCTGCACCTGATATCACCAGAGAAACCAGGAACAGTCTCAGGGACAATGGTCTTGGAGATTG CTCAAGAGAGGAGTCAAAGGATAGACATATGAGCTCCCCTTACCATCGCCGCTCCTATCATCATACACAGAATGACAATCAGGACCCTGGTGCAGAACACAG TGATCCAGATAATGAGGTGGCCAGCCTGGCATCTTCCACAGGGAACTGTGCATCTCGCTCCTCTCACAGACTCCCAGTTAAGGACTGGAAGACCTCACCACGAGGCTCGCCAAAGCTTAAGAGGAAGAGCAAGAAAGATGACAG TGAACATTCTCAGTGCAGGCAAATGGACTCTAGTCAG GTGAATGCAGAAGTACAGAATGAATTATTGATGCTCCTGCGTAGCCAGCAGAGGGAGTTAACTGAACTCCGCAGACAGATTGAATCCATGCAGAGCTCTATTATGGCCCAGGTAGAGCATTCCCTAACAAACCACCAGGAACAAGAAC AGCGCAAACTGGAGAGAGTTCTGGCGGAGAGTCAGAATCATCAACAGCAGCTTCTGGAACAGGTCAGCCAGCAGCTTAGCCACACCCTCAGCTCAGCGCTCACCAGCAGAGTAGACAAAGTGCTACgagaggaaatgaagaaaacagtGCCACAGA CCATCTCTAAGAGTCTGGAGCCTGTAACAGGTCAGTTGACCAACACAATTGCTGCTAAGCTGACAGCTGTGGAGGTCACCCTGAAGGACAATGTCACCAAAGTGGTCAAATCTAAG AACACAACAGATGCGATTGGTCGAGCAGCAGCTGAAGCGATGCAGGGGCCCATCCAGGCAGCATATAAGGATGCCTTCCAGAGCATTGTGCTACCTGTTTTTGAAAGAGGCTGCCAGTCCATGTTTCAGCAAATCAATGACAGCTTTAAACAAGGAACACAAGAAT ACATCCAGCAGCTTGAGACTCATATGAAGaacagaaagcagagagagcaggagacaAGAGACCCTATGGTTGGCCAACTCCAGCAAATGATCGACAGCTTCCAAAGCTCCACCGATCAAATGACCAATAGCATCACAGCTTCCGTCCGGGCAGAGGTCCAACACCAGATCCAGATGATGGTGGGAAA TTTGCAGGAGTCTATTCTTAGCCATGTGCAGCGAATTGTCAAAGGGGAGGTGAGCCTGGCAATGAAAGAGCAGCAGGCAGTGGTCACCTCCAGCATCATGCAGGCGATGAGGTCAGCAGCCGGCACACCCGTCCCTACAGCACACCTCGACTACCAGACGCAGCAGGCCAACatcctgcagctcctccagcagGGCCAGCTCAACCAGGCTTTCCAGCAG GCTCTGTCAGCAACAGATCTGAATCTGGTCTTGTACGTGTGTGAGACCATCGACTCGCAGCAGGTGTTTGGTCAGAACCCCTGCCCCCTCAGCCAGCCTGTGCTGCTGTCGCTCATCCAGCAGCTTTCCTCCAACCTCTCAACCCGTTCCGAACTCAAAATCAG CTACCTGGAGGATGCAGTGATGAATCTGGATCACAGCGACCCCCTTACAAGAGACCACTTGTCGTCAGTTTTGGGGCAGGTGAGACCGAAGCTCTTTACCTTCCTGCAGCAGGACCCCCACTGCCCAGTTAGCAAGAGGGCGCGGCGCTTGATGATGATGCTACAGGGTCTCGTCAACCACTAG